In one window of Brassica rapa cultivar Chiifu-401-42 chromosome A07, CAAS_Brap_v3.01, whole genome shotgun sequence DNA:
- the LOC117126831 gene encoding uncharacterized protein LOC117126831 → MGSGRLIDVTGAIGTTYLGLPRSALVSNAVSGDGWSLRNKRSRRFQSLNTQILAEPLPDTSRGTDLILWRHKEDGFRDMFPTANTWNQIRPKKAKVDWSKVVWFTQSIPRYSFITWLAVLNRLATGDIGLGESHKAVDCVEKEMRLEITCSLIVHILTRYGKG, encoded by the coding sequence ATGGGCAGTGGAAGATTGATTGATGTTACTGGAGCCATCGGTACGACCTATTTGGGTCTTCCTAGGAGTGCACTAGTGAGCAATGCGGTTTCAGGGGACGGTTGGAGTCTTAGAAACAAGCGCAGCAGAAGGTTTCAGAGTTTAAACACTCAAATTCTCGCGGAGCCACTTCCAGATACTAGTAGGGGGACTGATCTGATACTTTGGAGGCATAAGGAGGATGGTTTCAGGGATATGTTCCCAACGGCTAACACTTGGAACCAGATTAGACCCAAGAAAGCAAAGGTTGATTGGAGTAAGGTGGTTTGGTTCACGCAAAGCATTCCTAGGTATTCATTCATTACGTGGCTAGCAGTGCTCAACAGGCTTGCTACAGGAGACATAGGGCTTGGGGAATCACACAAAGCTGTGGACTGTGTGGAGAAAGAGATGAGACTCGAGATCACTTGTTCTTTGATTGTCCATATTCTTACACGGTATGGGAAAGGTTAG